The genomic interval ATCGCGAAAGCCCACGATCGCGTGCCCGTAGCGATCGATGCCCTTGCGCACGATCGCGCGGATCACCGCGTTGAGCCCCGGGCAGTCGCCCCCGCCGGTCAGGACCCCGATTCTCATCGCGCGCACCATACAGATAGCCAACAAACGCTTAACCGAAGATTCCGAGACCGCAATCAGAATCCGCTTGAAGCTGGGTTAGGATGCCCCGGCAGTTGGAGCTCGTTTTCTCTTAGAGGAGGGACAGTCCGTGCGAGGACGTAGGTTTGCTGTAACCAGCATGCTCGTCGCCGGCTTGGCCGTGGGCGTGGCGGCCTGCGGCGGTGGCGGGAGCAGCACCAGCGGCGGTGGCAGCACCGCCAGCGGCAAGACGCTGACGATCTATTCAAGTCTGCCGCTGCAGGGCGCATCCCGGACCAACTCCGAGGCCCTGGTCAACGGGATCAAGCTCGCCCTGGCCCAGAACAACAACAAGGCGGGCCAGTTCACCATCAACTACAAGTCGCTCGACGACTCCACGGCCCAGACGGGCAAGTGGGATCCGGGCCAGACGTCCTCGGACGCTCGTCAGGCGGCCCAGGACAAGTCGACGATCCTGTACATCGGCGAGTTCAACTCGGGCGCGAGCGCGATCTCGATCCCGATCCTGAACCGCGCGGGGATCGGCCAGATCAGCCCGGCCAACACCGCGGTGGGCCTGACGACGAACCAGGCGGGCGCTACTCCGGGCGAGCCGGAGAAGTACTACCCGACGGGTAAGCGCACCTACGTCCGCGTGGTGCCAAAGGACACCATCCAGGGCGCCGCCATCGCGACGGTGATGAAGTCCGACGGCTGCAAGAAGCCGTACATCCTGAACGACAAGGAGGTCTACGGACAGGGCCTCGCCACCAACGCGAGCAACTCGCTGAAGACGCAGGGCATCCCGCCGCTCGGCAACGACGGCTGGGACCCGAAGGCGGCGAACTACCGCTCGGTGGCGTCCAAGCTGGCGGGCAAGGGCGTGGACTGCGTGTTCCTGAGCGGCATCGTCGACAACAACGGCGTGCAGCTCACGAAGGACATCGCGGCCGGCATTCCGAACGCCAAGATCTACGCGCCGGACGGCTTCTGCGAGTCCGGCTGGGTCAGCCCGAAGGAGGGCGGCGTTCCCACCAGCCTCGATCCGAAGTTGCAGTGCACGGTCGCCACGCTGGACCCCGGCAGCTATCCGCCGGAGGGCAAGAAGTTCTTCCAGCAGTACGAGGCCAAGTACGGGAAGGGCAACCTCAACCCGTACGCGATCTACGGCTACGCGGCAATGCAGCTGGGGCTCGACGCGATCAAGCGCGCCGGCGCCAGCGGCAACAACCGCCAGGACGTGATCAACGCGCTGTTCAACACCAAGAACCTTCCGAGCGTTCTTGGCACGTACAGCATCGACAAGAACGGTGATACGTCGATCACCGACTACGGCCTGTACTCCGTGAAGAACGGCCAGATCACGTTCAGCCGCGTGATCAAGCCCAGCGCCGGCTAGAGGAGGACCGACATTCGGGGGGAGTGGGCGCAAATTCAGTGCCCGCTCCCCCCGCGTTTCACTTACACTCGGACTCGGAGAGGGGTTTGGAAGCCGCCAGCATTCCCGTTAGGGCCACGAGGGCCGCGCCGTTCGAGGCGGTGCAGCGTTTTCTCTCGCGCTATGGCCTGATCATCGTCCTGCTGGCGCTGCCGGTGGCGTTCGCGGCGAGCGATCTCATTCACGGCCACGGGCTCTCGCACATCATCGAGAACCTCAAGGACGGCGTCTCGAACGGTGCGATCTGGGCGCTCGTGGCGATCGGCTACACCCTCGTCTACGGCATCATCGAGCTGATCAACTTCGCCCACGGCGACGTGTTCATGATCGGCTCGTTCGTGTCCTTCGGAATGTGGGGCACGCTCGGGGTGACCCTCGCCACGGGCACCCTCGGCCGCGTGGGCGGCCTGATCATCGCGGGGGCCATTGCGATGATCGCCTGCGGGTCGCTCAACGTGATGATCGAGCGGGTGGCCTACCGGCCATTGCGGCACGCGCCGAAACTCGCGCCGCTGATCACCGCCGTGGGCTTCTCGTTCATCCTCCAGAACGTCGGGCTCGAGTGGCTCGGCGGCTCGCAGCACGGCGTGGACGATCTGGTTGACGCCCAGCACATCCTGGTCAACATCGGCGGAGTCCACATCATCAATGCGGACGTCCTCGCGATCGGCGTCACGGTGCCGCTCGTGCTGCTGCTCGTGACCTTCGTCCACAACAGCCGCCTCGGCAAGGCCATGCGCGCCACCGCCCAGGACCCGGAGGCCGCGCGGCTGATGGGCATCAACGTGGATCACACGATCTCGCTCACCTTCCTGCTCGGCGGGCTGATGGCGGGCGCCGCCGGCCTCATCTACGCGCTCTACAACACCACGATCCGCTTCGACCAGGGCTTCGAGGCCGGCCTGATCGCGTTCACCGCGGCCGTGATGGGCGGCATCGGCAACCTCCAGGGCGCCGTGCTCGGCGGCGTGATCATCGGCTGCATCCAGCAGATCTCGGACGACCGCATCAACTCCACCTGGACGCCCGCGATCGTGTTCGCCTACCTCATCCTGATCATGGTCTTCAGGCCCCAGGGGCTGCTCGGCGAGGAGACACGGGAGGCCGGATGACCGCGGTACGCGAGTACTTCCGCAGCATCGGCGAGGCCTGGGACAACCTCCACCCGAACGCCAAGCGCGCGATCGGCGTCCTCGCGCTCGTGTTCCTCATCGTCCTGCCGTTCTTCTTCACCGCGGGCGGCACGTTCATCGACAACGCCACGCGCGCGCTCGCCTACTCGGTCATGGCGCTCGGCCTCAACGTGGTGGTGGGCTTCGCCGGGCTGCTCGATCTCGGCTACGTGGCCTTCTACGCGCTGGGCGCATTCACGATCGGCTGGTTCGGATCGAGCTTCTACGCGCAGGTGAATCACGGCAAGGGCATCCACCTCGGCGTCACCGGCGTCACGGCGCAGCTGCCCGGGATCCACTTCAACTTCCTGATCGTGCTGGTGGCGGCGGTGATCGTGTGCGCGATCTTCGGGGTGCTGATCGGCTTACCGACGCTGCGCCTGCGCGGCGACTACATCGCCATCGTCACTCTCGCCTTCGGCGAGATCATCGGCCGGGTGGCCATCAACGGCGACTCGCTCAAGCCGTTCGGCTATGCGGTCACGGCCGGGCGCCAGGGCATCACCCCGATCGATTCGCCCGACCTGCCCGGCCTGTCCCAGTTCGGGCCACTCGACCTGAGACCCTGGTACTGGACCGCACTCGGCATGGCGCTCCTGTCGCTGTTCGTGAACTTCCGCCTGCGCGATTCGCGGCTCGGCCGCGCGTGGATCGCGGTGCGCGAGGACGAGGTGGCGGCGTCGAGCATGGGTGTGCCGCTGGTCCGCACCAAGCTCCTCGCCTACGCCACCGGAGCGGGGCTCGGCGGCATGGCGGGCGCCTTCTTCGCCGCCTACTTCAACACCGTGAACGCCGACCAGTTCGAATTCTCGTTCTCGATCTTCGTGCTCGCCATGATCATCCTCGGTGGTCTCGGGAGCATCTGGGGCGTGGTGCTGGGCGCGATCGTCCTGTCCTACATCAACACGTACTTCATCCCGAACACGTTCAAGTCGCTGCCGCATCACGTCGGGCTGAACTTCGACCTCACGGACCTGAGCTTCGGCATCTTCGGCTTCCTGCTCGTGATCATGATGGTGCTGCGGCCACAGGGTCTCCTGCCCGAGCGAAGGCGAAAGCTCGAGCTCACTGAAGGCGTGGGCGCCGGCGACTCCGAGATGCCGATCGAGGTGACCGTATGAGCGACGTGGCTCCGCAGACAGCCCCCGCGGCCGCGGTGAGCACCCCGCCCGCGGAGGGCCCCGACTCCTCGAACGGCACGATCCTCGAGGCCAGCGGGGTGTCGAAGATCTTCGGCGGCCTCGTGGCGGTCGATGAGGTCACGTTCTCGGTGCCGCGCCGCTCGATCGTCTCGATCATCGGTCCCAACGGCGCGGGCAAGACGACCTTCTTCAACATGCTCACCGGGCTGTACAAGCCCAACACCGGCGCGATCGCGTTCGACGGCAAGGACATCACGCGGGCGCGCCCGGATCGCATCCTCGCGGCCGGCATGGCGCGGACGTTCCAGAACATCCGCCTGTTCGCCACGATGACGGCGCTCGAGAACGTGATGGTGGGGCTGCACGCGCGCATGCAGGCGGGGCTGTTCGGCTCGATCATCCGGCTGCCGTCCGTGCGCAAGGAGGAGCGGGTCGCGCATGAGAGGGCGGCGGAGCTGCTCGAGTTCGTGGGACTGCGGTCGAACCAGTTCCACCAGATGTCGGTGAACCTCGCCTACGGCGATCAGCGGCGCGTGGAGATCGCGCGCGCGCTCGCGTCGAACCCGAAGATGCTGCTGCTCGACGAGCCCACTGCCGGCATGAACCCGCAGGAGTCCGAGCGGCTGCGCGCCTTCATGCAGAGGCTGCGCGACGAGCGGGGCCTCACCATCCTCCTGATCGAGCACGACATGAAGGTCGTGATGAACGTGTCCGAATACATCACCGTGCTCGACCACGGCGAGAAGATCGCCGAGGGCAAGCCGGAGGAGGTGCGGGGCAACCCGCGCGTGGTGGAGGCGTACCTCGGAAAGCAGACGGGGGAATAGGCAGTGGCGCTGCTCGAGGTCCAGGACCTTCACACCTACTACGGCAACATCGCCGCGCTCAAGGGGATCTCGCTCGAGGTGAACGAGGGCGAGGTGGTCACGCTGATCGGGTCGAACGGCGCCGGCAAGTCCACCACGTTGCGCTCGATCTCCGGGCTCACGCCGCCGCGCGAGGGCACGATCAAGTTCGACGGCAAGGAGATCGGCGAGACGGCGCCGCAGGAGATCGTGCGACTCGGCATCTCGCAGGCGCCGGAGGGGCGGCGTTGCTTCTCGCGCATGTCGGTGCGCGAGAACCTCGAGCTCGGCGCGTACCTTCGCCGTGACGAGCGCATCAAGGACGACCTCGACCGGGTGTACGACCTCTTCCCCCGCCTCAAGGAGCGCGAGAAGCAGAAGGCCGGGACGATGTCGGGCGGCGAGCAGCAGATGCTCGCGATCGGACGCGCGCTGATGTCGAACCCGCGGCTGCTGCTCTTGGACGAGCCCGCGATGGGGCTCGCGCCGGTGCTCGTGGAGCGCATCTACGAGACGATCGCCGAGATCAACCGCCAGGGCACCACCATCCTGCTCGTGGAGCAGAACGCGAACTTCGCGCTCGACGTGTCCAAGCGCGGCTACGTGCTCGAGACGGGCACGGTGGCGCTGAGCGACGAGTCGTCCGCGCTGCGAGAGAACCCCGAAGTGCAGAGGGCGTACCTGGGCGCATGATCACCGTATTCGCACTCCTGGGCGCGAAGGCCCTCTGGCTCACCTACATCTGGCTCGCGTCGGCGATCATCGCCTCCTGGCTGTCCGACCGGAAGGGCTACGGCGAGAAGCCCGGCCTCGCAACCGGGTTGCTGCTCACGTTCATCGCCGTTCCGATCTGGCTGCTCGTGCCCGCCAAGCAGGACTCGCGCTGGAAGGTGCAGGGGCCGATCCCGCGGCGCGGCGGGCAAACGGTGGCCGAGGCACGCGCAGAGCGCCACGCGGGACGCGAGGAATGACGTGGGCACCGCGCTGCTGATACTCGTGGAGTTCTTCTTCTGGGGACTCATCCTGCTCCTCATCGGCGCGGGGATCGAGACTGTCTGGTCTCGCCTGCGCCATCGCAATAGGGACACGCTCGTCGAGTAATCAGGTTGGCGGAGCGCCGGTGCCGACGAGCGCTCCCGGCGTTTGATCACGGCCACATCCGGTAGGAATCGGCGATGGCGCCGTTCCGGAAACCGGATGTGGTCGTGCTCGGTGGGGGCGGCATCCTCGGTGAGGCCTGGATGACGGCTGTGCTCGTCGGGCTCGAGGAGACCGCCGAGTTCGACGCGCGCGAGTGCGAGGCGTACGTGGGCACGTCCGCCGGCTCGATAGTCGCCGCGGTGCTGAGCGCCGGCGTCGATCCGCGGACGCGGCTTGGGCGGATGCCGGAGCCGCCTGGAGTGGAGGAGGTGGACGCCGTGCCGGGCGGCGGCACAGGAAGCCGCACGGCCCGGCGCGCTGTGATGGTGGGCCGGGGCGCCGTGGCGCCACTCGTGGCCGCCGGGCTCCGCTCGGTCGCGCCTGGCGGTGCGTTCTTCCGGCGCACGCTGCTGAGCGTGGCGCCGCGCGGCAGCAGGTCGCTGCGCGGGCTCGGGGATCATCTCCAGCGTGACGGCGCGGACTGGGGCGATGGCCGCCTGAGGGTGTCGGCGGTGGACCTGCAGAGCGGCAAGCGGGTGATGTTCGGCGCCCCCGGAGAGCCGCAGGCCTCGGTTGGTCAGGCGGTGGAGGCGTCGTGCGCGATCCCGGGAGTGTTCGCGCCGGTGGAGATCGGCGGGCGCGAGTACGTCGACGGCGGCGCATGGAGCCCCACGAACCTCGACGCCGCGCCCGTGAAGAAGGGAACGCGCGTGTTGTGCCTGAACCCCACGGGAGCGTTCGCCTCACCGCTGCTGGCCGGCATCGGCCTCGTGTCGCGCTCTTCCGCCGCGCTCGAGGCGATCGCGCTTCAGCGCCACGGCGCCCGGGTGCGAACGGTCGTGCCCGACCAGGCGTCGGTGGCGGTGATCGGGCGCAACCTGATGGACCCGCGGCCGCGCGCGGCAGCCGTGAAGGCGGGGCTCGCGCAGGGCCGCGCGCTCGGCCTCAGCGCTTGAACTCGAACAGCTCCACGAGGTTTCCGGAGGGATCCTCGAGCAGAACCTGATCGCCACCTACTCCGACCAGGATCTCGCTGCGGAATGTGGCGCCCGCTTCGCGCAGGCGCTCCACCTCCGCCTCGAGGCCGGACACCACAATCTGGAAGCGGTTCCAGCCCCCCGGCTCGGGCTGCTGCCCGTCGGCGAGGGTCTGGCCACCGCCGCCCTGGCCGCTTGGCTGGCTCAGCAGGAGGCGCAGATCGCCGCGGGCGAGCATCGCGAAGGGAGGCGCGGGCCGCATCTCCACCTCGAAGCCGAGCAGGTCGCGGTAGAAGGCGATCGCCTCGTCCACATCGTCGACGATGTACCGCACGCTCACCGGTGCCATCGCGGACGAACTCTAATCGGACTACGAGTGGGCCGGCTCGGCCGCGCCCCAGATGCCAGGCCCCCGCCTGTGCTCATAGATCAGCGAGGTCTCCGCGTGGGCGACGGCGGGGTGGGTGGCGAGGTGGTCGACCACGAAGTCGCGCAACTCCTGCATGTCGGCGGCCGCCACCCACAGCAGGTAGTCGGTCACGCCCGTCATGTGGAACACGGAGAGCACCCCGGGCAGCTGCCGCACGTCGTTCGTGAACGCGTCGATCTGCTCGCGTGCGTGCACGGCCAGCCGGACGGCGATGATCGCCTGAAGCGGCCGGCCCAGCGCGGCGAGATCGATCTCCGCGTGGAAGCCGAGCAGCACGCCGCGCTCGCGCAATGAGCTCACGCGCGCGAGACAGGTGGAGGGGGCGATCCCCACCCGCTCGGCAAGCCTGTTGTTCGGAATGCGCGCGTCCTCGCTGAGGGCCTCGAGGATCGCGCTGTCGATGGCGTCCAGATTGTTCGGCATGAGGCTCATTGTGGCACCCCTGGCAGAAGAATAGCGCACGACTTCGTACATCTACAGAAGATTCTGCGGTTGGTTGATGGTGCAACCGAATGAGTGCCAGAATTCGCCCATGCGCGCGCTCACACACACCACCGGCACGGACATCAAGGACACGATCCTGGAGGCAATCGGCGGCACGCCGCTTGTCAGGCTCGGCCGGCTGGGCGCCGGCCTGCGCCCGCAGCTCGTGGCAAAGGTCGAGGCCCTCAACCCGGGCGGCTCGATCAAGGATCGCGTGGCGCTGGCCCTGATCGACGCGGCTGAGCGCGACGGTCGCCTCAAGCCCGGCGGCACGATCGTCGAGCCCACCTCCGGCAACACCGGCACCGGTCTGGCGATCGCGGCGCGGCTCAAGGGGTACCGCGTGATCGCGGTGATGCCAGACAAGATGTCCAAGGAGAAGATCGATCTGCTGCGCGCCTACGGCGCCGAGGTGGTGGTGGCGCCCACCGAGGTCCCGCCCGAATCGCCCGAGTCCTACTACCGCGTTGCGGACCGGCTGGCCGAGGAGATCCCGGGCGCGTTCCAGCCCAACCAGTACTTCAACCCGGCAAACCCGGAGGCCCACTACAGGAGCACGGGGCCGGAGCTGTGGGAGCAGAGCGGGGGCCGCATCACCCACCTCGTGACCGGCGTGGGCACGGGCGGGACGATCACCGGCACCGGTCGCTATCTCAAGGAGCGGAACCCGGGGATCGAGGTGATCGGCGCGGACCCGGTCGGGTCGATCTACTCGAATCGGGAGGTGAAGCCGTACCTGATCGAGGGCGTGGGGGAGGACTTCTGGCCGGGCTCGTTCGACCCGTCCGTCGTCGACCGCTACGTGACCGTGTCGGACCGCGACGCCTTCCTCACCACGCGCAGGCTGGCGGCGGAGGAGGGCCTACTCGTGGGCGGCTCGAGCGGCATGGCGGTCTGGGCGGCGCTGCAGGTGGCGCGCGAGATCACGGATCCCGAGGCGATGGTGGCGGTGATCCTGCCGGACGGCGGCCGCAACTACCTGTCGAAGGTCTTCAACGACTCCTGGATGACCCAGTACGGGCTGCTCGAGCGCTCGCGTGAGCAGACCGTCGGCGAGGTGCTCGCGCGCAAGCACGAGGGTGGCGAGGTGCCGCCGCTCGTGAGCGTGCGCGCGCAGGACAAGGTGCGCGACGCCGTGGCGCTGCTGCACGAGCACCGGGTGTCCCAGCTCCCGGTGGTGAGCGGGCATGACGCGCAGGCGATCATCGGCTCGGTGGGCGAGCGCGGCCTGCTCCGCCACGCGGTGGAGGATCCGGCGCTGCTGGGTGCGGCCGTGGTGGAGGTGATGGAGCCCCCGTTCCCGGCCATCTCCGCGGAGGACGCGGCCACCGAGGCGGTCGCGCTCCTCGCCGGGGACCGGCAGGCGCTGATGGTCACCGTGGACGGCCGGCCGGCGGGCATCCTCACCCGCGCCGACCTCCTCGAGGCGCTCGCCCGATGAGCAGGTTCGCCACCCGCGCGGTGCACGCGGGGCTCGAGCCGGACCCGTCCTACGGCTCCGTGATCCCCGCGATCCATCAGACCTCCACGTACGCGCAGCGCGCGCCCGGCGAGTTCGTCGAGGAGTTCGACTACTCGCGCTCCGCCAACCCCACCCGTGCCGCGCTGGAGCGGGCGCTCGGCGAGCTCGAGGGCGGCCTCGGCAGCGCGTTCGGCAGCGGCATGGCGGCCTCGCATGCGCTCCTCACCGCGGCCACGGAGGCAGGCGCCCACGTGATCCTCCCCGGCGACCTCTACGGCGGCACCTACCGCCTGGTGGACAAGGTGCTGTCGCGTTTCGGCCTCGAGTACGACCTCGTGGACCAGACCGATACCGACGCGGTGAGCGCCGCGATGCGGCCGGAGACGCGCGTGATCTGGGTCGAGACGCCAACCAACCCCCTGCTTAACGTGGTGGACATCGCCGAGATCGTGAGCCGCAAGGGCCACGCGCTCGTGGTGGTGGACAACACGTTCGCCACACCCGCGGTCCAGCGGCCGCTCGAGCTGGGCGCCGACGCCGTGGTCCACTCCACCACGAAGTACCTGGGCGGCCACTCGGACACCGTGGGCGGCGCGGTGGTTGTGCGCGACCCCGACCTGCACGAGCGGGTGCGTTTCGTGCAGAACGCGGTGGGCGCGGTGCCCGGCCCGTTCGACTGCTTCCTGGTGCATCGCGGGCTGCGGACCCTGCACCTTCGCGTGGCCGCGCACACGGACAACGCGCGCGAGGTGAGCTCCTTCCTGCGCGAGCAGACCGCGGTCACCGACGTTCGCTGGCCGGGCTTCGGCGGCATGGTGTCGTTTCGCCACCCGGACGCCGCCCGCATCGCCGCGGCCACCAGGGTGTTCACGCTGGCCGAGTCGCTCGGCGGCGTGGAGTCCCTGATCGAGGTGCCACAGGCGATGACCCACCAGTCGGTGGAGGGCTCAGCGGCGGCCGTGCCGGCCGACCTCGTGCGGCTGTCCTGCGGGATAGAGGCTGCCGAGGACCTGGTCGAGGATCTTCGCCAGGCGCTGGCCTAGCCGCTACCGCGCGACGGCCGCCCGCAGCGCAGGATCGAGCTCCGGCCAGCGGTACTCGTAGTCCAGCTCCTCGAGCCGCTTTGGCATCACGCGCGCGCCGGTGGTCACGATCGAGGCCATCTCGCCGTAGAGAAGCTTCACGGCCAGAGCTGGCACGGGCGCCACGGCCGGCCGCTTGAGCACGTGACCGAG from Thermoleophilaceae bacterium carries:
- a CDS encoding branched-chain amino acid ABC transporter substrate-binding protein, whose amino-acid sequence is MLVAGLAVGVAACGGGGSSTSGGGSTASGKTLTIYSSLPLQGASRTNSEALVNGIKLALAQNNNKAGQFTINYKSLDDSTAQTGKWDPGQTSSDARQAAQDKSTILYIGEFNSGASAISIPILNRAGIGQISPANTAVGLTTNQAGATPGEPEKYYPTGKRTYVRVVPKDTIQGAAIATVMKSDGCKKPYILNDKEVYGQGLATNASNSLKTQGIPPLGNDGWDPKAANYRSVASKLAGKGVDCVFLSGIVDNNGVQLTKDIAAGIPNAKIYAPDGFCESGWVSPKEGGVPTSLDPKLQCTVATLDPGSYPPEGKKFFQQYEAKYGKGNLNPYAIYGYAAMQLGLDAIKRAGASGNNRQDVINALFNTKNLPSVLGTYSIDKNGDTSITDYGLYSVKNGQITFSRVIKPSAG
- a CDS encoding branched-chain amino acid ABC transporter permease; amino-acid sequence: MEAASIPVRATRAAPFEAVQRFLSRYGLIIVLLALPVAFAASDLIHGHGLSHIIENLKDGVSNGAIWALVAIGYTLVYGIIELINFAHGDVFMIGSFVSFGMWGTLGVTLATGTLGRVGGLIIAGAIAMIACGSLNVMIERVAYRPLRHAPKLAPLITAVGFSFILQNVGLEWLGGSQHGVDDLVDAQHILVNIGGVHIINADVLAIGVTVPLVLLLVTFVHNSRLGKAMRATAQDPEAARLMGINVDHTISLTFLLGGLMAGAAGLIYALYNTTIRFDQGFEAGLIAFTAAVMGGIGNLQGAVLGGVIIGCIQQISDDRINSTWTPAIVFAYLILIMVFRPQGLLGEETREAG
- a CDS encoding ABC transporter ATP-binding protein, whose amino-acid sequence is MSDVAPQTAPAAAVSTPPAEGPDSSNGTILEASGVSKIFGGLVAVDEVTFSVPRRSIVSIIGPNGAGKTTFFNMLTGLYKPNTGAIAFDGKDITRARPDRILAAGMARTFQNIRLFATMTALENVMVGLHARMQAGLFGSIIRLPSVRKEERVAHERAAELLEFVGLRSNQFHQMSVNLAYGDQRRVEIARALASNPKMLLLDEPTAGMNPQESERLRAFMQRLRDERGLTILLIEHDMKVVMNVSEYITVLDHGEKIAEGKPEEVRGNPRVVEAYLGKQTGE
- a CDS encoding ABC transporter ATP-binding protein — encoded protein: MLEVQDLHTYYGNIAALKGISLEVNEGEVVTLIGSNGAGKSTTLRSISGLTPPREGTIKFDGKEIGETAPQEIVRLGISQAPEGRRCFSRMSVRENLELGAYLRRDERIKDDLDRVYDLFPRLKEREKQKAGTMSGGEQQMLAIGRALMSNPRLLLLDEPAMGLAPVLVERIYETIAEINRQGTTILLVEQNANFALDVSKRGYVLETGTVALSDESSALRENPEVQRAYLGA
- a CDS encoding patatin-like phospholipase family protein, whose translation is MAPFRKPDVVVLGGGGILGEAWMTAVLVGLEETAEFDARECEAYVGTSAGSIVAAVLSAGVDPRTRLGRMPEPPGVEEVDAVPGGGTGSRTARRAVMVGRGAVAPLVAAGLRSVAPGGAFFRRTLLSVAPRGSRSLRGLGDHLQRDGADWGDGRLRVSAVDLQSGKRVMFGAPGEPQASVGQAVEASCAIPGVFAPVEIGGREYVDGGAWSPTNLDAAPVKKGTRVLCLNPTGAFASPLLAGIGLVSRSSAALEAIALQRHGARVRTVVPDQASVAVIGRNLMDPRPRAAAVKAGLAQGRALGLSA
- a CDS encoding VOC family protein; the protein is MAPVSVRYIVDDVDEAIAFYRDLLGFEVEMRPAPPFAMLARGDLRLLLSQPSGQGGGGQTLADGQQPEPGGWNRFQIVVSGLEAEVERLREAGATFRSEILVGVGGDQVLLEDPSGNLVELFEFKR
- a CDS encoding Lrp/AsnC family transcriptional regulator — translated: MSLMPNNLDAIDSAILEALSEDARIPNNRLAERVGIAPSTCLARVSSLRERGVLLGFHAEIDLAALGRPLQAIIAVRLAVHAREQIDAFTNDVRQLPGVLSVFHMTGVTDYLLWVAAADMQELRDFVVDHLATHPAVAHAETSLIYEHRRGPGIWGAAEPAHS
- a CDS encoding cystathionine beta-synthase: MRALTHTTGTDIKDTILEAIGGTPLVRLGRLGAGLRPQLVAKVEALNPGGSIKDRVALALIDAAERDGRLKPGGTIVEPTSGNTGTGLAIAARLKGYRVIAVMPDKMSKEKIDLLRAYGAEVVVAPTEVPPESPESYYRVADRLAEEIPGAFQPNQYFNPANPEAHYRSTGPELWEQSGGRITHLVTGVGTGGTITGTGRYLKERNPGIEVIGADPVGSIYSNREVKPYLIEGVGEDFWPGSFDPSVVDRYVTVSDRDAFLTTRRLAAEEGLLVGGSSGMAVWAALQVAREITDPEAMVAVILPDGGRNYLSKVFNDSWMTQYGLLERSREQTVGEVLARKHEGGEVPPLVSVRAQDKVRDAVALLHEHRVSQLPVVSGHDAQAIIGSVGERGLLRHAVEDPALLGAAVVEVMEPPFPAISAEDAATEAVALLAGDRQALMVTVDGRPAGILTRADLLEALAR
- a CDS encoding PLP-dependent transferase, with protein sequence MSRFATRAVHAGLEPDPSYGSVIPAIHQTSTYAQRAPGEFVEEFDYSRSANPTRAALERALGELEGGLGSAFGSGMAASHALLTAATEAGAHVILPGDLYGGTYRLVDKVLSRFGLEYDLVDQTDTDAVSAAMRPETRVIWVETPTNPLLNVVDIAEIVSRKGHALVVVDNTFATPAVQRPLELGADAVVHSTTKYLGGHSDTVGGAVVVRDPDLHERVRFVQNAVGAVPGPFDCFLVHRGLRTLHLRVAAHTDNAREVSSFLREQTAVTDVRWPGFGGMVSFRHPDAARIAAATRVFTLAESLGGVESLIEVPQAMTHQSVEGSAAAVPADLVRLSCGIEAAEDLVEDLRQALA